TCGCCCTCGTTATATTGAGGGGTTTCTGTCGGTGTGCTTTCCGCACGGACATTGAGCACGGGCTCGATGCCGCCGGGCAGGATATCGACGATGGCGATTTGCGAGGCGTTGTCCCTGTCTGTGCTGCGGAAACTCAGCTTGACCAGGAACTCTTCGCCTACCTTGGCACTGACCAGCGGCTTGCCGTCTATCGTCGTGAATTCGCGCGAGATTTCCAGGCCATCGGAGCGCTTTTCTGTGGGCGGCGTTTTGTCATAGCCATTTTCTGAGAGCAGGTAGAAAGCGGGCAGGTCACTCTGTTTGCCAAATTGCAGCTTGGCCGCGTTGATTGAGACATTGCCTGTTTTGACGATGCCACCGGTAAGTGGCAGTGCGGTGCTGGTGCCGCCTTTGGTCAGCTCGGTGATGGTGAGCTTGTCAGCATCGTTACCGCCTGCCCTGGCATAGGCGTCAAAGCCCATGATGAGGTAAGCCGCTGAGAGCGAGTTGTAGCGGGTTTCCGAGACGGTCTCGCCCAGTTTGACCAGGACTTTTTCCGGGATGCCTTTAACCTTATCTGCGAAATGGCGCGAGATCAGGTAGATCATCTGTGCATCCTGCACAGTAGGGTCAAAATAGAAGTCATCTGCGGAATATGACTCGGTATCGCGATTCCATTTTTTGAGCGAGGCCCAATCCACCTGCTTGAGCAGCTTGGCTGCCAGTGCATCCTGCTGCATCAGCTTGTAGCTAGCTGCTAGGTAGCCTGCGGTGAGGTCTTGCGGCCATTGCTTGCTGTAGCGCTCATCTAGCTCTTTTTGCAGGGTCGCCAGCATGCCGCTGGTGACAATGCCCTGACGCGTGAGCAGGTAGATGGCATAGGCGCGGTTACGCACGCCGGAGAGGCCATTGCTGCCGCCCACGGCGTATTGCTGCAGCCATTGGTTGGCGCTGTTGAGCATGTCGGCAGGCACGGCCATGCCGCGGTCTTTGGCTTCCAGCAGGTAGTGGATAGCGTAGATGGAAGCGAAAGGCGATACCTGCATATTGGCCGACCACAAGCCAAAGCTGCCATCCTCGTTCTGGCGCTCGCGCAGGGTTTGCACCACTTTCTGCAAGTCGCCGCGCGTGACGGCAATATCCTGCTGGCTATTGAGCAGCAGGGCAGGGATGCCCTTGCTCACTAGCTGCTCCGTGCACGAGTACTGGTAGTTGCCCAGATAGCTGCTCAGGCCCTGTGCCCACACCAGCGGCGTGGTGGAGATACCAGCTTCTACCTTGCGCTTTTCTGCGTACAGGCTGCGGTTGATGTCCTGCGTCTTGCTGTCGCCGCTGAACTGGCCTGCGGTCAATAATGTTCTGAACGGCACGGCAGGGCGGATGCCCACTGTGTCGCTCGCCTTGCCCTGTTTGTCGCCAGTCGTCGCCACAAACTTGAGGTCGGCCGAACCCAGCACGTCGTTGGCACGGATACGGAACTCGGCTACGGCTTCCTGCTGTGGCGCGATATCCAGCGTCACTTTCTGCGCGGAAACCACAGCCAGCGCCTTGCTTGGCGCCATGCTCAGGCTCACAGGCGCTTTACCGCCGGCACCTCGCAGATTATTGAACACGCTGACGCTGACCATGAACTCATCGCCCGGCGATACGCTGACGGGAACATTTGGCGAAAGAATCAGGTCGCCGCGTGACTCCACGCCGCCATCGAACACCCCGATACGACCGGATGTCACCGCCACTGCGTAGATGTGCAGTTTGCCGTTGAAGCTATCCGGCACCTGGTATTGCAGTGTTTTACCATTAGCGCCGACGTCGATGATGCCGGACCAGTAGGCCACTGGCGGCTGACGTTTTTTCTTGAATGGGTTGAGGTGGCGACCCAGCATGGCATCGCCATCACCGCCAGGCGCAGCGGCATTAAGCAGGCGCTGGAACTCCGGCAGTATCAAGTCAAGTATCTGCGTGGTGCCAACCTGTAGCGCACGTTTCTGGAAGAAGAAACCGATAGGGTCGGGCTGCTTATAGCGTGCTACTTGTAAAATTCCCTCATCCACCGCAAACACCACCACACGAGCGGGTGACTGCGTGGAGACTTTCATCTCCAGCATCTGGCCCGGTTTGATGATGTCCGGCATGACGACCTTGATGGGCTCGCGCCGCGCGTCCATATTCACCACGAACGGCACCACGCCATAAGACAGCGGGCTCATGAATATTTCGTCGGAAGTCGGGTCACGCACGAACTGCACTGATACGTAGCCGTTGCCTTCGAAATCCTTTGGCAACGTGATCTTCTGTACCGAGCTGGTGGTTGTGGTCTTAAACCAGACATGCTGGTACACCTTGTCACGCTCAATGGTGATCAGGCCAGCACCCACGTAAGGCGCACGGATGCTGATCTCCATGGTGTCACCCGCCGTGTAGTCGGCTTTGTTGAGCGATAGCTGCAGCTCAGCGTTGCGCTCCAGCGAACGTGACAGGTTAGCCTGGCCGGCCACACTGTATTCGATGCGGTTAAGCTCCGCGCCTTCTGCATTCTTCAGCACCAGTGCAAAGTCGCCCGGTTCGCTGGTATTCAGTGCCAGTTCGGCACCGCCTGCAGGCAAGGTGTAGGGCGTGCTTTCACGCACGGTTTCCTTCTTGCGAGATTCGTAGTGGTAAGTACCGTTGGCTTGTTTGACCAACACGGAGACGAACTTGCGCTCTATCCATAACTGGGTGAGTTTGTCAGCAGCTACAGGCTTGAGGCTGCTATCGATGGCCAGCCAGTTGCTGTTACGCGGTGTTTTGAGCGGAATGTAGTTGAGTGCGCCATCGGTTTTCACGCCGACCAGGTAAGGTGCGGCTGAGACCAGTGTGGCGGCTTCGGCCGCGACGCTGCGCCCGCCAGCGGCTTCGAATACCTTGGCAGATAAATATAGGCGATAGGTCGCACGTGCAAAGCGTTGCAGGTTAAGGTTGATCTCGGCTTCACCGTTGGTGTCGGTGGTGGCTATCGGTAGTTTTTCGTTGAATGGCTCTTTCAGCTTGAACCTATCCTGGAAGGTGTAATCCTTGTATTTGGCAAAGGCGGGCAGCGATGGCGTGAGCGTCATTTCGGCTTCCACGCGCCTGTCGTTGGCCGGGCTGCTGAACAGGTGCATGGCCTTGATACGCGCCTTGGCTTCTTCCGGCTTGATCCAGCCTTCTACCACGTGGTCAGCCAGCGTGGCGGTGACCTTGATGCGGTCAGGCTCGAAATCGCGCACCTTGAAGCTGGCGCTGCCGATCTGTTGCTGGCGCTGGTCGTTGGTGACCAGGTAGATACCGACCTGGTAATCACCAGTGGCGGAAGTCTCACGACTGGCAAAATCAAAGCTCTCAAAACCGCTGGGGCTGAGTTTGATGCGTTG
This genomic window from Methyloradius palustris contains:
- a CDS encoding alpha-2-macroglobulin family protein; translation: MPARLLIIWNLIASLILKVTGIFRVILGWIFKQLFGSLSWQAPRWSVWSANKLKQGAGWVFATRKRALSTILPVLIVVAGGYFGWHWYQQLPKPVLTAYEVKPPSVTIYDENNKPIVYPFQIAFAESVAPVNLIGKPVTEGIKLSPKIAGEWAWDDEKTLVFRPKADWPVDAKFDVSMDKKKLLAEQVKLDDYDVEFRTAPFSAEFQQADFYQDPIDPNLKKLVSTVHFSHPVDADDLKARISIKLGGGLDFLGLGEAPKFTVSYDKLKLNAYIHSAPLSIPKEDTELTVKLDKGVRTTRGGNKTENEISKAITVPGLYSLRVNDISMTLVDNERFEPEQILLLGSSANISDTALAGKVHAWLLPEFNPKTEEANRTEAYRWYETEVTKDILATATPVDLKSVAGEDEYSALHSYKFKAPVGRRLYIKVDAGLQAFGGYVSRNPALAVIEVQPYPKAVKLLSQGALLSLSGERKLGYMTRGLNGVKIEIGRMLPNQLHHLVDQNYSGFAQPNVYDDVLDTLVERFEEKRPLAESEFGKPSYDSLDFGKYLREKSSHSGGVFMIKLQGYDPKNPDNEVDATPDTRFILVTDIGIIAKQGVDGSQDVFVQSIATGQPVANAKVDVIGRNGEPAMSQTTDATGHVHFDHLRDLKREKQAIMYLVTKDSDMSFLPINRYDRQLNLSRFDIGGIDNAISGQQLSAYAFTDRGIYRPGETAHIAMIARTANWSGELDGVPLEAEVTDPRGLPVYKQRIKLSPSGFESFDFASRETSATGDYQVGIYLVTNDQRQQQIGSASFKVRDFEPDRIKVTATLADHVVEGWIKPEEAKARIKAMHLFSSPANDRRVEAEMTLTPSLPAFAKYKDYTFQDRFKLKEPFNEKLPIATTDTNGEAEINLNLQRFARATYRLYLSAKVFEAAGGRSVAAEAATLVSAAPYLVGVKTDGALNYIPLKTPRNSNWLAIDSSLKPVAADKLTQLWIERKFVSVLVKQANGTYHYESRKKETVRESTPYTLPAGGAELALNTSEPGDFALVLKNAEGAELNRIEYSVAGQANLSRSLERNAELQLSLNKADYTAGDTMEISIRAPYVGAGLITIERDKVYQHVWFKTTTTSSVQKITLPKDFEGNGYVSVQFVRDPTSDEIFMSPLSYGVVPFVVNMDARREPIKVVMPDIIKPGQMLEMKVSTQSPARVVVFAVDEGILQVARYKQPDPIGFFFQKRALQVGTTQILDLILPEFQRLLNAAAPGGDGDAMLGRHLNPFKKKRQPPVAYWSGIIDVGANGKTLQYQVPDSFNGKLHIYAVAVTSGRIGVFDGGVESRGDLILSPNVPVSVSPGDEFMVSVSVFNNLRGAGGKAPVSLSMAPSKALAVVSAQKVTLDIAPQQEAVAEFRIRANDVLGSADLKFVATTGDKQGKASDTVGIRPAVPFRTLLTAGQFSGDSKTQDINRSLYAEKRKVEAGISTTPLVWAQGLSSYLGNYQYSCTEQLVSKGIPALLLNSQQDIAVTRGDLQKVVQTLRERQNEDGSFGLWSANMQVSPFASIYAIHYLLEAKDRGMAVPADMLNSANQWLQQYAVGGSNGLSGVRNRAYAIYLLTRQGIVTSGMLATLQKELDERYSKQWPQDLTAGYLAASYKLMQQDALAAKLLKQVDWASLKKWNRDTESYSADDFYFDPTVQDAQMIYLISRHFADKVKGIPEKVLVKLGETVSETRYNSLSAAYLIMGFDAYARAGGNDADKLTITELTKGGTSTALPLTGGIVKTGNVSINAAKLQFGKQSDLPAFYLLSENGYDKTPPTEKRSDGLEISREFTTIDGKPLVSAKVGEEFLVKLSFRSTDRDNASQIAIVDILPGGIEPVLNVRAESTPTETPQYNEGEEGYSEGTGETANVSTWQAPLGEANYTTWQPEYADIREDRVVLYGTLGRNIGSFVYRVRATNAGKFQIPAPFAEGMYDRKLQGRGAGGKLEITKP